From Rhodamnia argentea isolate NSW1041297 chromosome 10, ASM2092103v1, whole genome shotgun sequence, a single genomic window includes:
- the LOC115730112 gene encoding WD repeat-containing protein 26 homolog: MGGVEDESEPASKRMKLSSRVLRGLVNGSSRSEPVAGSSIDLMARPLPIEGDKEVIGSKGVIKRVEFVRIIAKALYSLGYERSGSLLEVESGIPLHSSVVNMFMQQILDGLWDESVVMLHKIGLSDENLVKSASFLILEQKFLELLEQEKVMDALKTLRKEITPLCIKNSRVRELSSCIVSPSSCGLLNQNKVNSARARSRSELLEELQKLLPPTVMIPERRLEHLVEQALVLQRDACVFHNSIDKEMSLYTDHQCGKDQIPCRTLQVLQSHNDEVWLVQFSHNGKYLASASNDRSAIIWEVDENGSVSLKHKLSGHQKPVSSVCWSPDDRQLLTCGVGETVRRWDVSSGECLHVYEKAGHGIISCAWFPDGKWICYGVSDRSICMCDLEGKEIECWKGQRTLSISDLEITSNGKQIISICRETAILLLDREAKFERLIEEPQTITSFSLSKDNRYLLVNLLNQEIHLWDIQEDLKLVAKYKGLKRSRFVIRSCFGGLNQAFVASGSEDSQVYIWQKGSGELIEPLPGHSGAVNCVSWNPANHHMLASASDDRTIRIWGLNELNTRPKGGRSNGVHYCNGNGTS, from the exons ATGGGAGGTGTTGAGGATGAGAGTGAACCAGCCTCAAAACGCATGAAGTTATCATCCAGAGTTTTGAGAGGTCTTGTAAACGGTTCATCTCGTTCAGAGCCTGTAGCTGGCTCTTCGATAGATTTAATGGCTCGGCCCCTACCAATTGAAGGGGACAAAGAAGTTATTGGTTCAAAGGGTGTTATCAAAAGAGTTGAATTTGTAAGAATTATAGCGAAGGCATTATATTCCCTTGGTTATGAAAGGAGTGGTTCTCTCTTGGAGGTAGAGTCTGGGATACCATTGCATTCCTCTGTGGTAAACATGTTCATGCAACAAATACTTGATGGTCTTTGGGATGAAAGTGTGGTGATGTTACATAAAATTGGTCTCTCAGATGAAAATTTAGTGAAGTCGGCCTCTTTCTTGATATTGGAGCAGAAATTCTTAGAACTTTTGGAGCAGGAAAAAGTCATGGATGCTCTGAAGACATTAAGGAAGGAGATCACACctctttgcataaaaaatagcAGGGTACGTGAGCTTTCATCGTGCATTGTCTCTCCATCATCATGTGGGCTTCTTAATCAGAATAAAGTAAATAGTGCAAGAGCAAGGTCCCGTTCAGAGCTTCTGGAGGAATTGCAAAAATTACTTCCTCCAACGGTTATGATTCCTGAAAGGAGGTTGGAACATCTAGTGGAGCAGGCCCTTGTCCTGCAAAGAGATGCATGTGTGTTTCATAACTCTATAGATAAGGAAATGTCACTGTACACTGATCATCAATGTGGTAAAGATCAAATCCCTTGTCGAACTTTGCAG GTTTTACAATCACATAATGATGAAGTCTGGCTTGTGCAATTTTCACATAATGGGAAATATTTAGCTTCTGCATCCAATGATCGATCAGCAATCATTTGGGAG GTTGATGAGAATGGCAGCGTCTCATTGAAGCATAAATTGAGTGGCCACCAGAAGCCGGTTTCTTCTGTCTGTTGGAGTCCAGATGACCGACAGCTTCTCACTTGTGGAGTTGGGGAGACAGTGAGACGCTGGGATGTCTCTTCTGGTGAATGCCTTCATGTTTACGAGAAAGCTGGCCATGGCATCATATCATGTGCGTGGTTTCCAGATGGAAAATGGATATGTTATGGTGTTAGTGATCGGAGCATCTGCATGTGCGACTTGGAGGGGAAAGAGATTGAATGCTGGAAAGGGCAGCGAACTCTTAGTATTTCTGATTTGGAAATTACTAGCAATGGAAAGCAGATCATAAGTATTTGTAGAGAAACTGCAATACTTTTACTTGACCGGGAAGCAAAATTTGAAAGATTGATAGAAGAACCTCAAACAATAACTTCTTTCTCATTGTCGAAGGATAATAGATACTTGCTCGTTAATCTCTTGAATCAAGAGATCCATCTTTGGGATATACAAGAGGATCTCAAGCTGGTTGCAAAGTACAAAGGTCTTAAGCGCAGTAGGTTTGTAATCAGATCTTGTTTTGGTGGACTAAATCAGGCCTTTGTTGCCAGCGGTAGTGAAGACTCACAG GTTTACATATGGCAGAAAGGCTCGGGGGAGCTGATCGAGCCTTTGCCAGGTCACTCGGGAGCTGTGAACTGCGTGAGCTGGAACCCAGCAAACCACCACATGTTGGCGTCGGCCAGTGACGACCGCACCATCCGGATATGGGGCTTGAATGAGCTAAACACGAGGCCCAAGGGTGGTCGCTCCAATGGGGTCCACTACTGTAATGGTAATGGCActagctga